One window of Trichomycterus rosablanca isolate fTriRos1 chromosome 2, fTriRos1.hap1, whole genome shotgun sequence genomic DNA carries:
- the ing4 gene encoding inhibitor of growth protein 4: MAAGMYLEHYLDSIENLPFELQRNFQLMRELDQRTEDLKGQIDSLAHEYTTNARTLSSEQKLSLLRQIQQSYGKCKEFGDDKVQLAMQTYEMVDKHIRRLDTDLARFEADLKEKQIESTDYDSTSSKGNKSDLRGPKDKKISRTRSKIKSSDDDCSPKGGQKKVKMQTTEFSSPAVNFGNVHPSDVLDMPVDPNEPTYCLCHQVSYGEMIGCDNTDCSIEWFHFACVGLTTKPRGKWYCPRCTQERKKK, translated from the exons ATGGCGGCTGGGATGTATCTGGAGCATTATCTGGATA GCATAGAAAATCTTCCCTTCGAGCTGCAAAGGAATTTTCAGCTCATGCGAGAACTGGACCAGCGAACTGAAG ATCTGAAGGGGCAGATTGATTCCCTAGCACATGAGTACACAACCAACGCGCGGACTCTCTCCTCTGAACAAAAGCTCTCTCTCCTGAGGCAGATTCAACAGTCCTATGGGAAGTGCAAAGAGTTTGGGGATGACAAGGTCCAGCTGGCTATGCAAACCTATGAAATG GTTGATAAACACATCCGGAGGCTGGACACAGACTTGGCCCGCTTTGAGGCAGACCTAAAGGAAAAACAAATAGAAAGCACAGACTACGATTCTACCTCCAGTAAGGGAAATAAGA GTGACCTACGTGGGCCTAAAGACAAAAAGATATCTCGCACCAGGTCAAAGATCAAAAGCTCGGATGATGACTGCAGTCCTAAGGGTGGACAGAAGAAAGTCAAAATGCAAAC GACTGAGTTTTCCTCTCCGGCTGTGAATTTCGGCAACGTTCACCCCTCAGATGTGCTGGACATGCCGGTGGACCCTAATGAACCAACCTACTGCCTGTGCCACCAGGTCTCATACGGAGAAATGATCGGCTGCGACAACACagat TGCTCCATTGAGTGGTTTCACTTTGCCTGTGTAGGCCTGACAACCAAGCCCAGGGGAAAATG GTACTGCCCAAGATGTACACAGGAGCGGAAGAAGAAATAA